One window of the Micromonas commoda chromosome 9, complete sequence genome contains the following:
- a CDS encoding Multidrug/Oligosaccharidyl-lipid/Polysaccharide flippase (multidrug efflux), which yields MGAPLSKDGYEEVQRWDDDGEGLFDAGDVKAVSGTGAMSPAARENAATELGGFVGEARNQAGLALPVSLSMVCNRVMSLTSVAFVGRLGPVPLAAAALATTLGNVTGNSIMVGLASAVSTLGGQAFGAGSYPTLGFVLQRAIIILTLAAVPISLAWWCSEGILRILGQDHDLAKASASYIRALIPGLFFYAWNVCLTAYLQSQRITRPAALAGVVAAVMHFPANVVFIHTLGLGYVGAGLATSWSNGVVLCLNVLYASRFKKDEPGRETWPGFSVRAATTEWRPFLRLALPGILMMSEWWASEANILLAGLLPDPEYNVAAVSIFQVTNALAFMVPVGFSVAVSTRCANELGARRPAHARFASRVAFSLILAVEFIVSALLLAVKKHWGRLYTNDERIVRLVSALLVPLAVYTFFDGMLCVATGVIKACGRQWIAGPVVFFSYYVVGIPLACWLSFGSPDIGAMGLVVGGTVGTIIHSVIILVLVHNTDWIGEVTRALERVEANSFGRKDAGGADTDAEALLPDVCAEVELEDMKKKSADN from the coding sequence ATGGGGGCACCTCTCAGCAAAGATGGGTACGAGGAGGTCCAGAGGTGGGATGACGACGGAGAGGGGCTCTTCGATGCGGGTGACGTCAAGGCCGTCTCGGGCACGGGCGCCATgtctcccgcggcgcgcgaaaacgcggcgacggagctcgGTGGCTTCGTGGGCGAGGCGAGGAACCAGGCAGGCCTTGCGCTCCCCGTTAGCTTGTCCATGGTGTGCAACCGCGTGATGAGTCTCACCTCTGTCGCGTTCGTGGGGCGTCTCGGTCCAGTTCCTCTGGCGGCAGCAGCGCTCGCGACCACCCTTGGCAACGTGACCGGAAACTCAATCATGGTTGGCTTGGCGAGTGCTGTGTCGACGTTGGGGGGGCaggcgttcggcgcgggttcgtATCCGACACTGGGTTTCGTGCTGCAGAGGGCAATAATAATACTGACCTTAGCCGCCGTGCCCATATCCCTGGCATGGTGGTGCTCTGAGGGGATCCTTAGGATCCTCGGGCAGGATCACGATTTGGCAaaggcgagcgcgtcgtacATCCGAGCGTTGATTCCCGGACTGTTCTTCTACGCGTGGAACGTGTGTCTGACGGCGTACCTCCAGTCGCAACGCATAACcagacccgcggcgctggcaggggtggtggcggcggtgatgcaCTTCCCCGCGAACGTCGTGTTCATCCACACGCTCGGGTTGGGCTACGTGGGAGCGGGTTTAGCCACGTCTTGGAGCAACGGCGTAGTGCTGTGCCTGAACGTGCTGTACGCGTCGCGGTTCAAGAAGGATGAGCCCGGGCGGGAGACGTGGCCGGGGTTCAGCGTCAGGGCGGCAACGACGGAGTGGAGGCCGTTCCTCAGGCTCGCTCTGCCGGGAATCTTGATGATGAGCGAATGGTGGGCCAGCGAGGCGAATATACTCCTCGCGGGTTTGCTCCCAGACCCGGAGTACAACGTGGCGGCTGTTTCCATTTTCCAGGTGACAAACGCCCTGGCGTTCATGGTGCCCGTGGGGTTCTCAGTCGCCGTGAGCACCAGGTGCGCcaacgagctcggcgcgaggaggccggcgcacgcgaggttTGCATCCAGGGTGGCGTTTTCGCTCATACTGGCCGTGGAATTTATCGTCTCCGCGCTGCTCCTGGCGGTTAAGAAGCACTGGGGCAGGCTGTACACCAACGACGAGAGGATCGTGCGATTGGTGAGCGCGCTATTGGTGCCATTGGCTGTGTACACATTTTTCGACGGCATGTTGTGCGTCGCCACGGGTGTCATCAAGGCGTGCGGCCGGCAATGGATTGCTGGGCCAGTCGTTTTTTTCAGCTATTACGTGGTGGGCATCCCGCTGGCGTGCTGGCTCTCGTTCGGCAGCCCGGACATAGGTGCGATGGGTCTTGTCGTTGGAGGTACCGTGGGCACGATCATACATTCCGTGATCATCCTGGTCCTCGTGCATAACACGGACTGGATCGGCGAAGTGACGAGGGCGCTTGAACGGGTGGAGGCAAACAGCTTTGGGAGGAAAGACGCAGGCGGCGccgacaccgacgccgaggctctGCTGCCAGACGTGTGCGCCGAGGTGGAGTTGGAGGACATGAAGAAAAAGTCGGCGGACAACTAG